CAAGCTGCAGAACATGTATACTATGATTCTATTTTTGTGTTGTATAAAAAATGAGTAGCCTGTTATATGTATATAAGCATAAAAACACACAATTAAATTAGGAAGGATATATGCCAAATACTGCCTACCTCTGAGGAATGATTTGAAAGATTTTTACTCTCTTACTTCTGTTTTgagttttaatgttttcattataaaaaagaaaaaaggctactGCAGACTTGAACTCGTCATGACATGCTTGCAAGAGATCTCAGATGTACACAAAGGCAGACATGTGAGATGCAAGGTAAAAAAGGGAACCATGCTTAGAAGTCTCAAAAGCGTGGACTAAATCCTTAATGTGATCATGACCAAATCACACCTCTGTGGGCTGCAGCTGCCTTACCCATGAAACTCTAATATTAGGTTGCTTTGAAGTACAACTGAGTTAATAACACAAGTGAATATATCAAACATGTAGTAATCTATGAGAAGTTAGTGTTTTAATGTAATATCTCAAATTCTATCAAATCTATAACCATCATAAGCTATCTGAATATCAGAGAACTTGAAGATAGCTGAAGTGTTACAACTTTAAGAAGACACAgtgtttatgtaatatttatgtataattaatTACTTTTGTCCTGAGCCAGGCTTGAATCCTAGAAGGGAACCACTGTCATCAAAGTCTGAATCTGGGTTTTCATCAACGTCCAGTTCGTggctaaacaaataaacaaaaggtaAACAGCAATAAGCCATTACATCCAGAGCCCACCAGTTCAGGCAAATATCAAAAGATATCATAATCAACCTACACACACACCTTCCTATTGCACAACCAACCACCAGCTCACAAACCCATGAAGACAGGAAAGAGCAGTTTAATCAGATTTTCCAAATATGCTAAACTACACAGCAGTGTTTGGAACACAGCAATAAGTACTCAAATCCTAATTATCTTTATACTTGAACATGGCACTAATACCtatctctccatctgcctctggaAAGACACCTGTAAAAGCTGCAGCTTTAATCTCCTAGAGTgctatttttagttttccttaaaaatgaagaTGGAAACATTTGGTAAGTATCAATGCAACCAAAaaatttactctctctctctgtatatatattaaGAATAAGGTAGTGATACAAATAATAAGTAACCCATGATCATCAATTTATTGTGGATGCCTTCTAGTGATCCCTACTACCTAATGACAGTACCAAGTAAGAGAAAATGGTGAGAAATAATTCTTACAAATTAAGTTAGTCATTGAACATTTATGGTGAACCTACTAGGTTCCAGAAAATAAGTATGCCACACATAGTCTCTGCCTCCAGGAACTAAAGGAGGAATTATGGAGCATTGTATAGCATGTAGAAAAAACACAATGGAAGCATGCTTTTATGTATATACTAAGCTACTTAGCCTCCAAAGCTTGCCTATTATTTTTTCAGAAGATGGAATACTACATATCCTGtcaaagaattaaaatgttattagCTAACACCTAAGTTTTGCaatgtcttctctttccttgTATTTTACGGAATTAGCATTTGACCATATTCTACTTATATTATTTGCTACTTGTTTAATTTTACATATCAATAGTATACTAGCACTGCTTCCTGAAGAGTTGGTCTGGGTGTTAGACTTAGAACTGCCATTGTTTTGCTATGTAACTCTGGGAAAGGCATTTatcctcattttgttttaatattcccACCTACAGATTAAGAACATTAGATTACATATTTCTGAGATCTATTTTAGCAATAAAATTGCTAAAAATACTcagacatttggggaaaaaaacagaacttccTTGAGAGAAACCTTATCAACTTATATACGAATTAAAAGCTGTCATCCATGGATAGCTACTGTCAGATTTATTACAGGCTAGTTTTTTGTCTTCCCAACGAGCTCATAAAAAAACCATTAGTTCCACTTTAGAAGCAAGAAACCGTGGCAGAGTCAGACGGGATCTGCCAAGTGTTCTAGGGTGTAGCGTCTTGCTAGTATGTCTCATCTTATTTCCTCACAGGACTGACAGCACTACAATATAACAAGCCCTTTGTAGGCACTCCCTCAAGGACACAAGTGCTTATGCTACCACACTGTGGAGAGAGAGGTAATATGCAACTTGCCTTCTCTTGAGTTTGCTTGGTTTACGTTCAGGTGGATCTTCTTCACTCTCATCTCCATCAATATTGTTGGGATGTGGTCTTTCTTTGATTGTGTTTGCTTCTGAAGAGTCCTGTGAATCTAAAGAGGCAGACATATTGCAGTGGATTTTCCCTTTAGTGTGACAACTCATCTGCCTTTTGCAAATGCTATCGAAATATTTTTGCTACCTTCCTGCAATGAACTGTACATGCATATCAGGCACAGTGCCAGACCACAACTACCTATTCTGTATTTCTACACCCAGAATCTGAGCATAAAAAAACTATAGCTATGTGTAATtattaaagtttaaaagtttCCATGGTTTAACTACTTAAAGAAACAGACTAAAACTTTTTCCTCATAGCTGTCCATATCTACAGAAAGTAATCCACAGTTACCTTTGTGATAGCTAAGCAGTTATCACATTTGATAGAACTTTAATTAGTTAAtattaaagggagagagagaatctcaagcacactctgcTAAGCAtaaagcctgacttgggacttgatctcatgaccctgagatcatgatctgaacagaaatcaagagtcaaatgcttaactgagtgagccactaAGGTTCCCCATATTTTGATGGAATTTTAACTTAAATCACTCTGAAGACAGCATAATACAttgattaaaaatgatttctcgggggtgcctgggtggcttagtgggttgaggcctctgccttcagatcaggtggtggtcccagggtcctgggatcgagccccgcactggtatctctgctcggcagggagcttgcttccttttctctgcctgcctctctgcctacttgtgatctctgtcaaataaataaataaaatctttaaaataaaatgacttctgTTTATTAAGAAGCAAACACAGTTAATTATCTCTAATATAACTTAAATTAAAAGTAACAGCAAGGTAAGCACcaccatttagaaaaaaaattttaacttgtgGTAGCTCCACCTGAGGGACATGTCTTTCTTCAGATTGGCACAAAGTGAGTGGGTGGGACTGGAAATGGAGATCTGCAGTGTAGACAAAGAGAGTCTGATTGTAGGCAATCTGTAGGCACAGATTATTTTAAGAGAACACCCAACcacaaacaacagaaaacacatttatatagaaatgcaatatatactttgtatgtgttttttaaagattttacttatttctttggaagcaagagagcatgagtagggaaagagcagcagaagagggaggagactccctgctgagcagagagcccaatgtggggcttgatcccaccaccctgggatcatgaccggagctgaagacagacacttaaccgactgagccacttaggcgcccctaTACCTTGTGTTTTGATCTCAAGGCAagatctaaaataaattaaaacctagaattcTCCGATTTATCCTGATGGGACTCACCCTGGGACTAAGTAAAGAAATGGATAATCTATATATATAGTTAGGAAAAAGGCAACGGAAGGCACGGACTATAAGGTTTAgtatatttgacaaagagaaaaataggaagatAAGTGAGGATGATCAAAGGAATAACAAGAAGGAATAAGAGAGGGGAAAATTCATTGGCCAGTAtacatatttcaaattttatggTCAAAATTAGCACAGAAAGAAATCAGGAAAGTATAGAAGAGTATCAAAAGACCAATATAAAATaatcacattatttaaaaaaatatgaaaataacaaGGAATGAGAGTAAGTAACTTCCATTGGAAGAGcacagagaaaaaagagattaAGAGGTAGGTAGAGCCACTTCAGTAACTCTCTAAAGGAAACTCTCAGGTAGATGAAGATCAGCAATCTGAGGAGCAAAGCAAATCCAATTGTTAAATAAAAGGCCAAAAACTTTTGCTTCATATAGGGATGAGACTGAGAAGAAAGTCTTATAAACCAGACTTTTCTAGCACTAAACATCCATCTTCTGGAAGTTCAGAAGTCataaaaattttctctctcattttcctggTGCCATCAGTTAGAATTCTCCTTCTGAGCAAGAACATTCTTACCAACCTCTGACTTTTCTTAATATACCTCTCAATGGCTTTCCTTAGTCCTTTCTTTAAACCAGATTTTTTGTTTCGTTTCAAATCACTTAGGCGGGAGTCAATCAAATTCCTTATCCTGGATATTTTATGAGAATCCTAAAGTCAACCCTtccaattataaattaatatcatGCCCTGTTGAGATTCCCTACAGAGCAAGACTTCAATTGCTTGGAAATAAATTCCAGTATGACTTACAATCAGATTTGCCTGATGTCCACTGTGTACTCTGAACTATTCTCAAATAGGCCTCCTATAAATTCATTTGCTCCATAGAAACCTGGAAGTTCCCCATCCACTCTATTATAAAATTTCTCAAGGGAGttccaatttttatttcactGGCCACCAAGGTCCAAGTGGAAGGAATGGTAGTTTTGAGAATTCCagacaaatattctttttatttacgTGAAAGGTAATAAActtataatacataaattaaattatGTGACATTATAAAATGTAGTTGACATTGTATAACCCTATCATAAAGGATAGGTGTTAATTATTTTGCTCAATAGGTTAATTTTCCTAACTGTTACTTAGTAGGATAAATCTTGGCCAATCTTACCCTGATCTGGTTGGTTTGTGCTTCTGTTCCCAGACAAGCTGCTATCCTTGGTTCCTCCATTACATGGTTTACTCTGGCCAGAAGCAGGACATTCTCTGCTGCTGTTGACTTCACTTAGCCACTGATGCCCATCACAACTTACTGAAGAATCTAACTGGCTTTGTTCCACTTCCTCTGAATTCAAACTTATATTACTAATTCCATCAAGAATTTCAATATGCTCTTTATCACTTGAACTAGAGCTTTCACTATCAATTGTAATAGATGGAGATGGAAAAGACATTAAGTCTGCTTTCAtgcaattttcttctttctcattgtcAACTTCTATTTTAGACCCACAGGTATCTGTTTCACAGGTTTGTGAGGTATCAAAAGTCCAACCCTGAGCTTCCCAatactgaaactgttccaaataaTACCAATAAAGTTGACTATAGTGTTGTTCCCATTCCTCCTTTGTATCAGGAATGTTCCAAGGTTCAGAACATAGTGTCTGATCTGAATGTTTTTCTTGCCAGCTTTGCCATAATATTCCTCCACCATATTCGTTccaatatttttcccatttttctgtgaTTTCCAGCTTTGGAGTTAATGTATTTTCAACAGGAAGATTTTCAGTTTCAGTATCTTTTTTGGTTTGACGTTTACTTGTTTTGGTGCTCTCATACTGTTCAACTGAAGATGGATCATCTGAAGCCAAAATGTCATCTTCACATTCTTGTCTCCAAGATTCTCTTATAATTTCATCTAAGTActtcttttgatgttttttctttttcctttttattttaactttatttctagTATTCATAGAAACCTACATAAGATAAATAACTTGAATATAAAATGCAGCTCacaaataaactataaaataaagagaatccaGGTCTATTTTAAACACTAAATTATTTACTGTCAAATCCACATCCTGGGTTTTTAGTTATACAAACAAGTTAATCTTACTATTTATGTTTCcaggaggagggaaaaaggaTATATATCAAAACTTgcagttttaattaatttataaatatgtatgtttaaaaaGAGGTAGAATGCTCTAACTTATGAATATGTTAGATTTGggataaaaaaattctttgtgatATCTTACAGAGAaaactaagaaagagaaacataagTAACTTACCTCAAAATTCTTATGTGCAGATATCCCACCAAACTGAAGTGGTAGTCCCATACTTCTCATGAGTTCAGCCTCAGAATCAAGTTCACTTTCATCAAGGCCTAAGCCTTTACTGTCATGTGACTCTGCAGTgccaccttcctccccttcttcctcttctgtagCTTGGTCTCCTACAGACAGCATCTGTTagcttcattttatagaaaatgcagatgcacattttttcatcattttatttttaaaaaatttatttgtttgagagaaagagaacatgaacaCACATCACAAGCCCATGGACAAgcccacacaagcagggggaggggcagaggaagaggacagacaggcagactcccctctgagtagggagcccaatattggggttgatcccaggaccctgagattatgactctagccaaaatcaagagctggacactcaactaACAGAGGCCCCTCatcctcattttaaagagaaacctgagaccaagagttaTGCAAAGGTTACGATTTTTTAGGGGTAACACAGACAAGTAAGAAATAGCCAATTAAGAATCAGGAGACAACTTCTAATATGGCTCTGCCCACCACCAGCTGCCTAATCAACTTACACTTGCTGAGCATGTCCTCTGTGCTGTGTACTGTGCAAAGTACTGAGGATATAAGAGGGAATGTGGCAGAATAACTACAGGGAAAACACATTTTCACATTCCTTATTACTCAATAAGTAACATTATTATTGGATATATCATAATCAATAAGGATATATCATACTCAATAAGgaatatcattatcattatcaatgAGCAATATTCCTCAATTAGATCAGTGAATTTAAAATGATGATTTGTGGAGTTTACTTTAGGATCTAGTAAGAAGAGTGGCAAAAGGTTATGTCTTTAGGTGCCTCATGGTTTTTTCAATCACAACTGGGATTTATATTCTGTGACTCCGTGGGAGTCATGATTTAATGAAAGCTATAAAAGTCTGAAATCCCCTAAACTGGAAGTTCCTTTCAAATGCCCTGATTCTCCCAGAAAACCTGTTTTATTATAACGAAACAAGTTTAGCTTTATACTAGCATGGTTATATAAAAGTTTACCACACCATTAATTGGACAAATGCCATTCAAAAGCTCCATTAaccatttaaaatgtgaaagaagtATCACTTTATTCACTGACATACTCAATTAGGGCTGAGCTGCACTCCAGCTAAATGATCATAGACAATAAAAGAGTGAATCTTACAAACCAAAAATGGGGACTGTAAATAAGAGGAATCTTCTGTGTATAAATTCTActaaaacaaagagggaaaaaagatacCTACTTAAAGAAGATTCTACTCACCATTCTATTCAATGAACTTATGAAAGATCAGGAGACagcaaataggaaaaacaaatgtGCTAAGTTTTATGATCCTTTCATGGTATGCATATTTTATGTTCACTAGGAGCCTGGTGTCTAAAGAAACCTTATTTGTACATTACATTGAAATGTAAACCAAACACTTCATTCAGTGATCAACTAAAGAAACAGTGATTTGTTCCACCACTGTGAGAGCTAAAGGATTTTTAAGGGTAACATGATGCACTTAATTTGTGCTGAATTTAGCCTAGAACTCACGCTAGTTTTCTAtctagagaaacaaaaaagacctGTGTGGAAAGAACAAATGAGGTCACTGAGGGAAGTCTGAGAGAGACCAAGATAGTTTTCAGGTTAACTAGGTAAGActcaaaatacataataaattctATTTGTTATCTGTGAAAGTTAACCCAGATTGTGGCCTCTTTAACTCAAACAGAAGACTAAGGATGTTCACTTTGCATTTATCCTGAATAATTTATCTATACAGTTGTTAAAGTATTAAACAAGAAGGTCATTAAACTGAGGTGGCTTGAAGGCCTTCGTTGTCTCTGTAAGGAAACCAAAGACATAAGCCACAATCAAAGCACTCAAATCTAAGAAAAGAACACTGAAGAACAACTAATCACAAACAGCTAACTAGGCTTCCCCAAATGAGGTCATTCCTTAAGATAGAGCCAATCAataatttccttgctttgcttctaTATCCTCTCTACTAAAAAACTCTCCCCTAACTCCTGTCCTATAGTGGTGCTCCTATCTAGGAAGCTGGCAACTGCCTGAGTTGCATAGATATAAGTTCAAATAAACTCCTGAAAATTTTAATGTGCCTCTGTTTATCTTCCCGCACAATAAAATTTtgctgaaaaaaaatatgttctctaCTTTTCAAAGCTTCAAATTTCATCTTGCTCTTATCTAATGGCAACAACTACATAGAGCAAAAGAGGCTACCTCAACTCCACACAGGAGctagctacagaaaaaaaaaaagatgtgctttGACAGGGATTCTAGAACCAcgttataataaaaaataaggaaagtaaCCTGTGATTACTGGTtgtcatttataatatttaatgccAACAAATTAATGTAGTAtaacaaattatatttaaaataaatacactatTAGTTACTTTGCGCAAGAAAAGGGCCATAATGTTTTACACTGTATTACCTGCATTGTCGCCACTGCCTTTGACATAGTAGCCTTTTAAACCCAGATTGCACAATTTTCGATCTCTACAAAGCAAATTAAATAGTCaatattgaaataaattataaacttgagaaaaaaacaagtttgaGGCAGCACAGATTAATTAACAAGGttaaggaacagaaaagcaatctGCTAatatattttcctcatctgtaacgtACAGGTAATAATACATAACCTGTGAAGTTATTATAAGAATagtatattgtaaaatatttaatagataGCACATGGGAAGCATCTTTAATTGTTAATTActgattattaaaattaaatggtaGTTCTGGTTTGGAGGAAGAATCAATCTTACAATACATGAACAATGAAGTGTTCTTTAAATTTGCTCGAAGAAATGAGCATAAAAGTGGAAAGATCTAtcttacacacatatataaatccACATGCAGATCCTACTCCATTTGCAAATAGGCCAAGTTATCATGCCTAGTAGACAAGATATTAATGGTCTGAGCAAAGGCTGTTGTGGGGATTAACCCccaaagttcttatttaaatatttaatcaaactgaaacataaatcaaaacaaTTCAccctcaattttaaaattttatctacctacctacctacctatctaggTAAGCCCCAAGCTCAACCTGgcccttgaactcatgaccccgaaatggagagtcacatgttccaccaactgagccagacagccATCCTAgtctcaacaatttttaaaaaacagtgaatGATTAAACTTTTCTTTACATTATCTACTTCTAAATTTTTTCTCTATCTGCTAAGACTGGAAACTACCTAACGCAAATGAGTTTAAcgaacaattaaaaattaaaatttctatattatCTTCCTACCATTAAATTCAGCTGTAAAAAACACCACCAGAAGTGCCATAATAAGGCAATCTTCAAGTATTAGcgaatattatttttctaatggGGCAACAAtaaagtcaacaaaataaaattcctgtatatttgatatattttattgtcctcctgtttattttttgatactttataaaacataaagTAGGTGATCACTCATAGCAGGACAGCAAACAGGCCAGAGGCTAAAGTGCAAAAGTGCTTTGGCAGCATGCCCACTAGTCCCCAAGAACACTGGACAATGGAGAAGTGGTTAGGGTGGTGGGGGAGATCAGCAGCTGTACAGAGGACATCAATGGTGTCCCCACCAGTACCCACAGATATGGGGCACTAGGTGTCAGGTGGAGGAGGAGACTAATATGGTGGCAAGATTGGTTACATTGAGCAAGTAAGTATATTTAGGATAATGACAGCCAAGATTTTCTATACACATACAGGTATTTATGTATGCATGTAAAGCACAGATATATCCTGACTAACTGTGTCTGCTGAGAGAGCATAGAGGCAATGAAAACCCAGGAGCAAAGAACACAATGACCACGCAAGTCTTGGTTTCTGAACACTACTCTGCTAGAAGGAGCCAAGGTACCTTGGAGAAGCGGAAGCTCCAGGTTGAAGCACGGACTAGAAAAGATAAGCCTGGGTCACCTTCTGTGCTAGAGGGTTAGGAGGAGGTCAGAGAATGCCAGGGACACATCAAAATGATATACAAGCCACCTCGAGGGGCCCATAACAGCTAAAACTATgtgaacatcaaaataaatgagtaataaaatagaatgtactaaaaaaatgaataatccagaaTTCATGTTAATGTAAATAAAGGAGTAAACAAATACATGAGGAGAGAAGGCATTCTCCCTGCAGAATGCCAACTAATAAAAGCAGAATGATAGAGAATTGCTCTTTGGAAACCTTCTGAGGCAGCTGATTCAGGCACAGGAACAGGGTACTAATACTGGAGTACTTTCCCTCCAAATACTAATACATACAAATGGAACCAGTTTGACTTTACAGCAGAGATAGTTATGAGACTGCAACATAATTAGGTAATGGAGGTCAATGTCATCAGGGGTGGAATGGGTCCACAGCAAGTGACTGAAATGATGCAGAGCCAAACACAGGATTATTTCTGTGGCATTCCTGCCAAGACGGCATGGCCCAGCTCTGTTTGTGCTGAAATGTCAGATAGACCCAGGTTAAGGAAGACCAGCACACAAGATAAggtctgcattttttaaaattttgaggccATGATAGGGAGGGAAAAGGTGAAGAATTTTTCCAAAAGAGGAGATTGACAAGTCATAAAAGGAACTATGTGGAACTCtggatcagaaagaaaagagacactGCTGGGAAAGTTGGGGAAATATGAACCCACTACAGTGGTTATGAAAGAGAACACATTTGTTTTAGGGaaatacacaatggagtatttaGGAGTAATGGGGAATCATATGTGCAGCTTGCTCTCAAGTGGTTCAGAAAAAGACTAAAAACTGtgtgcaggggaggaggagggcacacgcgtgtgtctgtgtgtattcagagggagagatagagcaAATGCAGTTAACTGTTAATACTAGGTGAGTCTAGGAGGGGAATATCAGAGTTCTTtgacctatttttgtttttttgtttaagtttgaacccattctttactcctgtACTGACCTATTTTTGCAagttggaaattattttaaaatgatttaagaaaattaagaaaagccTGTTATTTATAGTATAAACAATTTTATAACAAGAATTTACTACTCCATCATTTCCCTATGTTCAATTCTAGGCTTTGTATATAATAAAAGACACAATTTTACATAACTGTAATCATAGTGtagatattttatattcagatatgttaatacaaagtattttttcattttactacTGAGCCgttataaagattattttttttttaaagattttatttatttgagggagagagagtgtgagtgagagagcagaagaaaaaggagcagtggaggcagagggagaagcaggctcccctctgagcagagagcctgatgcagtgcttggtcccaggaccctgggatcatgacctgagctgaaagcagttgtttaatgggactgagccacccaggtggctctataaagattatttttaagagctccattatattatacatatataactaATGGAAACCTGAATGCATAGTTGAAACAGAATTATTATTCTAGAGCTCATAAGACAGTATGTTAATATAATGTCCTCAGATGATAAACATTAGTTAACGATGTTAGGTTCTATTTCCTGCCTTTGAGGAGAGGTGTACAATAACCTTACTCAGTATGAGAATCAATTCAATACTAAAAAGGTATTAGGCACCTATGCTAAtgctcattttctgttttctgctacATGGACTATTTTCTCAGTTTAATAACTTATTCTAGAATCAATGTGTTGTTTTAAgactgaaacaaacaaagaagactGTGAAACAAACCTTTTCCCTATCTGGAAAGCAGGGTTAAACTAATAAGCCTCTGAAATTCCAGCATGTCTCCAAAGTCCCAAAGATTCCTCCACTTGATGTTAGCCCAAAGGCCTAGAAGTGATCCCAAAGACTTCTCAAGTGGCtactggaaataatttcaaaatgttcttttcaTTCTAAAGGATTATAATTTATCTGGGCATTAAATGATCTAAAGGAAAAAgccattcttttctctccttatttTGAACTCAATTTTACTTGAACTAAGTAAATAGAGGTTCTAAGTTTTAAGAATATGTATGAAATTACCTGAACTATAGAGGAGGAATGTTTTAATTCAAATGAGACTAAATTCAAACTAATTGATATATACACCAATTACATtgtgtttaaaataaagttactttAATTGAAATCTAGAAGCATAGTTTTGTAGGGGTACGGCATGACAATTTTTCTCAACCCTTTACATTTATAACTtacattgtttttctgttctttctggaaaGGAGTACAACCCCAAGACTCAAATCCAGCTTTAGGCTAAGAACTAAGTATGCAGTCttggctttcttttgttttttactcaGAGTTCTGATTGTTGCTCCTTCCCGCTCAAATATACCCCAGTTTATCTCTGCTCTTTAGACTTCTTTTCAAATACTACTTCCTTCAACAATCTCTTGTGATCTGTGGAGAAAGGTTAGGTTTCTGCTATCATATATATCTGTACTTTTCTCTTACAGTACTTACAAGAGTAATttgctaaatatatatgtaacaatTGTCCTAATATTCATCTCCTTTGCTAGAAAGTAAACTCAAAGGGTGTGGGACAGGCAGTTCTTGTACCCCGGTGCCCATCAGCGTAGCTAATACAAGGAAGCAcaaaaagcatttattgaatgaatacatgcatgcatgtgtacaaggacaatacttttaaaattaaagtgattTCCTTTTGGATTAATTTTCCAATTACTCCACAAACACACAATGGCAAACAGTGAGAACTGCTTCAAACTTAAACTTTACTCCAATAAACTATATTAAAACTCTAGCACATAAAATTTGCTTCCTCAAGTTGAATCTAACAATCAGCCTGTGAGATAACCGGGGCAGATATACCTGTTTTAGGGATGAAGAAAAGATTCAAGTGGCTAAACTCACCTAATATAAAGAAAGCCTCACCCAGAGTACAATTCTTCAGTCAGTTTTTTCCTACCCGCCGGCTATCTTCCATGCAGGGCGATGTTTACCCCAaacatatattttccaaaaatgcatttcaaaacTCCAAAGAGCTAAATCTTTTTTTCTCGGGTAATTAGAAACTCTATTTCAGCGCATTTGCGCTTTAATAAAActtaaggttttaaaaatgttaacccCCAAGAGTTACTCAGCCTTCAACTTGTGACGTCACAGCCACTAAGGagatttcattttacatttccctTCTCCCGAT
Above is a genomic segment from Mustela lutreola isolate mMusLut2 chromosome 3, mMusLut2.pri, whole genome shotgun sequence containing:
- the TGS1 gene encoding trimethylguanosine synthase isoform X3, with protein sequence MCCEKWSRVAEMFLFIEDLEEDHKILCLCSRAFVEDRKLCNLGLKGYYVKGSGDNAGDQATEEEEGEEGGTAESHDSKGLGLDESELDSEAELMRSMGLPLQFGGISAHKNFEVSMNTRNKVKIKRKKKKHQKKYLDEIIRESWRQECEDDILASDDPSSVEQYESTKTSKRQTKKDTETENLPVENTLTPKLEITEKWEKYWNEYGGGILWQSWQEKHSDQTLCSEPWNIPDTKEEWEQHYSQLYWYYLEQFQYWEAQGWTFDTSQTCETDTCGSKIEVDNEKEENCMKADLMSFPSPSITIDSESSSSSDKEHIEILDGISNISLNSEEVEQSQLDSSVSCDGHQWLSEVNSSRECPASGQSKPCNGGTKDSSLSGNRSTNQPDQDSQDSSEANTIKERPHPNNIDGDESEEDPPERKPSKLKRSHELDVDENPDSDFDDSGSLLGFKPGSGQKYGGISNFSHRRVRYLQKNVKYKSKFLDMRRQINMKNKHIFFTEESEKAFKKSKTLTKVEKFLKWINEPMDEEASQESVSHDNVQDTCTSSDSEEQEMPVEKGDDPLETSNPEPEKCHAMSSAGELETEKKEGDNTVVAIMDKEDGVTQITPDSLQVETEVESKKKKKKKKNKNRKVIGLPPEIAAVPELAKYWAQRYRLFSRFDDGIKLDREGWFSVTPEKIAEHIAGRVSQSFKCDIVVDAFCGVGGNTIQFALTGKRGGILSRAWRASGNRTKLS